agggtattggtaaggccgcacctggagtactgcgtgcagttttggtcaccttacttaaggaaggatatactggctttggagggggtgcggagacgattcacgaggctgattccggagatgagggggttaccttatgaggatagattgagtagactgggtctttactcattggagttcagaaggatgaggggtgatcttatagaaacatttaaactaatgaaagggatagacaagatagaggcagagaggttgtttccattggttggggagactagaactcgggggcacagcctcaaaatatgggggagccaatttaaaaccgagttgagaaggaatttcttctcccagagggttgtgaatctgtggaattctctgcccaaggaagcagttgaggctagctcattgaatgtattcaagtcacagatagatcgatttttaaccaataagggaattaagggttacgtggagagggcgggtaagtagggctgagtccacggccagatcagccatgatcttattgaatggcagagcaggctcgaggggctagatggcctactcctgttcctaattcttatgttcttatgattagcagctttgaaagtggataagaccccaggtccagatgaaattaATCCCAGGTTGTTACGCGAAGcacaagaggaaatagcagaggctttgacgatcattttccaatcctctctggcttcaggtgtggtgccagaggactggacgactgctaatgtggtatctttgtttaagaagggagaaaggaatagaccaagtaattacaggccagtcagcctaacctctgtggtgggaaaattattgaaaaaaatccagaaggacaggataaatcttcacttagaaagattagccaagggcagtcagcatggatttgttaagggaaggtcgttttctgactaacttgattgaatttttcaaggaggtaaccaggagggtcgatgaagggaaagcgtatgatgtaatgtatatagattttagcaaagcttttgataaggtcccacatggcagactggtcacgaaagtaaaagcccatgagatccagggcaaagtggcaagttggatccaaaattggctccgaggcaggaagcaagtggtaaaggttgatgggtgtttttgcaactgaaggatgtttccaatggggttctgcatggctcccttgctttttgtgatattcatcaatgatctagacttgaaaatagggggtatgattaagaagtttgcagctgctACTaacatcggctgtgtggttgataatgaagaagaaagatgcggactgcaggaagatatcaatcaagtggacagaacagtggcaaatggaattcaatccagagacgtatgaggtattgcatttggggagggctaacaaggaaagggaatacacattaaatgataagatactgagaagtgtagaggaacaaagagatcttggagtgcatgtccacagacccctgaaagtagcgGGTCAGGTCGATAGggtaattaagaaggcatacggaatgcttgcctttattagccgaggcatagaatacgagagcaggggggttatgcttgaactgtataaaacactggttaggccacagctggaatactgcatgcagctctGGTTATCGCCTTACAGGAAGCACgtgactgcactggaaagggtacagaggagatttacgaggatgagctatgaggacagattagagagGCTGgaattgttttcattggaacagaggaggctgaggagagacctaattaaggtatataaaattatgaagggcctggatttgtggatagaaaggacctatttcccttagcaaaggggtcaacaaccagggggcataaattcaaagtaattggtagaaggtttagaagggatttgaagggaaatgtcttcacgcagagggttgtggcggtctgaaactcactgcctgaaagggtggtagaggcagaaaccctcaccatatttaaaaagtacttagatgcgcacctgaagtgctgtaacctgcagggttacggaacaagagctggaaagtgggattaggctggatagcctcttgttagccggcacggacacgatgggctgaaatggccgcactccgtgctgtaaacttctgtcattctatgattctatgaaatgagcaaagccgaaaagctTGTCTCTTATCTCAGTCTCTGGAATTCCATGAATTCTCTCAGCTTTTCTCACAGACTGGCTGTTGCTTTGCTAAAAAGGCTTGTTAAAGTGCATTTTTAATATTTGGTCAAGCAGGCCCAATGCCTCTGTCTTCCATGTTCAATCTAACTGGGTCCACCCAAGGCATGTTACACTAGTTTATAAGCATGATTATTTAAGAATCGGCATGCACTGATAACAGTTACaggaaacggtagcatagtggtaatattactggactagtaatccagcaggtctggactaatgatcaggggacaggagttcaaatcccaccatagcagctggggaacttaaattcagttaaataaatctggaataaaaagctagtatcagtaatggtgaccatgtaactgtcgcattgtcataaaaacccatctggttcactaatgtccttcagggaaggaaatctgctgtccttacccagtctggcccatatgtgactccagacccacagcaatgtggttgactctgaacttccCTCAGAAATGGCTAAAAGCctctcgagggtaattagggacaggcaataaacactggccttgcccacatcccacgaataaattttaaaaaaaatacaaacttAAACCTACAACTAATAATGCTTATTTCATTTCATCCATGTTCActcggagctcatggacttcttgtcTGAAAGATTGGGACCATCCACTCAGCTGCCTCTgcaacttcccttccttcccctagcccaccgggccaaacttcctctgaggctccccccgccTTAGCCCTGaattcgcatctttctccagtttctctctgatctccccttgaCCACTACGTGTTCATCCTGTTCACAAGACCCACttgctgctcccttgaccctattcccacccaacttccttttctgactcccatgttggcagacattgttaatggttctcgctCCTCAGGTACGGTCTCCCTCTCTTTCAAATCTGATGTCATGACccgtctcctcaaaaaaaaaaaacaacccttgacccctctgtccttgcaaactaccgccccatctacaacctccctttcctctccaaagtgcttgaacgttgtcgcctcccaaatctgtgcccacctttcccggaacttcatgtttgaatcctttcaaactggattctgcccctgccacagtaccgaaacggctcatcAAAGTCACATgatatcctttgtgagtgtgacaattgTAAACTAATCCTTCATGTCCTTCtcgacatgtctgcagcctttgacatggttgacctcctccaacgcctccccGCCATCGTGGATAGgacagcactcgcctggttccattcttatctatctaaccgtagccagaatattacctgaaatggcttctcttcccacatcgtaacctctggtgtcccccaaggatctatccttagccccctcctatttctcattgatgtgcttccccttggcgacatcatccgaaagcacagtgtcagtttccacatgtaccctgatgacacccagctctacctcaccaccacttctctccactcatccacggtctctaaattgtcagacagctagtccgacattcagtactggatgagcagaaattttctccaaataaatTTGGGAAGACCGAAGTGTTCTTTGGTCCCGGCCACAAATTGCGTTGCCTAGCcaacgactccatccctcttcctggcatctgtctgaggctgaaccagactgttcgcaacctaggtgtcatacttgacccagaaatgagcttccggccacatatctgcagcataactaaaaccgcctatttccactccgcaacatcgcccgcctccgcctctacctcagctcatctgctgctgaaagtctcctccatgcctttgttacctctagacttgactactccaaagcactcctggctggcctcccacattctaccctatgtaggatttctaaatctctctgggcttatattTGACGGTGAGACGATTTGTTCAAAACAATTGGAagggtttattaaaaacatacacacatacacattagcagcagtgatcagttatcttaaaaagacacacacatgcacattatcaacagttgtcaattatgttataacagagctacaatgaggttataataacaagcGATTACTTCCCTTTTGCTGACTGGTTTGGACACACGGCTTGCTATTTTAACTGGTCTTCagggatttttttttcaaaaatatactttattcatataaaattttcgcaatacattggaaaatagttcagtgccttgcggtcagcaattccatacaattcgtttggatgctgacagccgtTCCGTACAATGCACtagtgtgcatttcatttcaaggtacagtttagtacattccgtaaatcacgttacatgtagtactgtgcaaatgagagtattacatggagcagagatGAGAActggtttacattagattccaggatacatttcagtaCTGATCACGAATCActtggggacctcatagaaacatttaaaattctgacggggttagacaggttagatgcaggaagaatgttcccaatgttggggaagttcagaatcagaggtcacagtctaaggataaggggtaagccatttaggaccgagatgcggaggaacttcttcacccagagagtggtgaacctgtggaattctctaccacagaaagttgttgaggctaattcactaaatatattcaaaaaggagttagatgaggtccttactactagggggatcaaggggtatggcgagaaagcaggaatggggtactgaagttgaatgttcagccatgaactcattgaatggcggtgcaggctagaagggccgaatggcctactcctgcacctattttctatgtttctatgtagcactatgcagatgaatgcagtacacggaccggatgggggtacatttacatttctttacgagttactaaacagtgcagagactttcattatacaaggCACAACACagatgtttttcagtacatggtgctctatgtatacaagcagtttAACAAGTACATCTCGAGGggagtctgattccatcccctgggtttaccatggcagaagggccttaaactgtggctcttccccatcgtgcctttgcagcgactgcaccaatctttagtgcgtccctcagcacgtactcctggaccttggattgcgccagtctgcaacactctgccatggatatctccttgctctggaagacaagcaagtttcgggaagaccaaagtgcgtctttcaccgagttaatGGCTCTCCAgctgcagatgatgtctgtctcagtgttcgttcctgggaacagtccgcagagcagagTCCTGtctacattgaaagttggcatacagatacagctggctgtgaagaaggcaaatcgtatgttggccttcatagctagtggatttgagtataggagcagggaggtctcactgcatttgtacaggcctcacctggaatattgtgttcagttttggtctcctaatctgtggaaggacgatcttgctattgagggagtgcagcgaaggttcaccagactgattcctgggatggctggactgacatatgaagagagactggatcaactgggcctttgtacattggagtttagaaggatgagaggggatctcatagaaacatataagattctgacgggacgggacagtttagatgtgggtagaatgttcccgatgttggggaagtccagaaccaggggacacagtcttaggataaggggtaggctatttaggactgagatgaggagaaacttcttcactcagttgttaacctgtggaataccctgtCGCtgggcgttgttgatgccagttcattgaatatattcaagagggagttagatatggcccttgcgtctaaggggatcaaggggtctggagagaaagcaggaaagggttactgagggaatgatcagccatgatcttattgaatggtggtgcaggctcgaacggccaaatggcctactccacctattttctatgtttctatgtgcccgtTTGAGGATACTCTTCAAATTGAACCTGTTTTTAGGGATACAGGCACTAGTAGgcacgtctcatagaaacatagaaattaggtgcaggagccggccattcggcccttcgagtctacaccgccattcaataagatctggctgatcattcaacctcagtacccctttcctgctttctctccataccccttgatccctttggccataagggccatatctaactcccttttgaatatatctaatgaactggcctcaacaactttctgcggcagagaatgccacaggttaaccactctctgagtgaagaagtttctcctcatcggtcccaaatggcttaccccttattcttagactgtgacccctggttctggaactcgccagcaacaggcctctaacctgtccaatcccgtcataattttatatgtttccatgagatcccctcattcttttaAACCCCAATTGATAcacgctcagttgatccagtctctcctcatgtcattcctgccatcccgggaatcagtctgtactcctcaatagcaagaacgcccttccccagattaggagaccaaatctgaacacaatattccaggtatggcctcaccaaggctctgtacaactgcagtaagacctccctgctcctatactttagctatgaaggccaacatgccatttgccaccttcaccgcctgctgtacctgcatgccaaccttcaatgactgatgtaccatgacacccaggtcttgttgcacctcctcttttcctaatctgtcaccgttcagataatattctgtcttcctgtttttgccaccaaagtggataacctcacatttatccacattatactgcatctgccatgcatttgcccactcacctaacctgtccaggtcaccctgcagcctctttgcatcctcctcacagctcacacatgtttgtattataacattcctgtgaagcacctttggatgttttactacattaaaggcgctatataaatacaagttgttgctgttcttGTTGCTGAGTATGGAAGGTGTTTAACCCCCAGGTATTTAAACCCCAGTTTGTGGTGCATTaaactgggaacagtattcagttgTACATTGAGGCGTCAGTTCCAGATTTTGTTCATTTTATTTTTTACATTATCACAAAATACCACAGTGCTGAGGCGGGTGGGTGTAATGTGATTTTCAGAAACTGTGACCTCCCTCGCTGGAAGTCCCGGTGTTTTCTGCTGTTCTCAGATTCTCGTTTCCTCCCCTCGGGGCGGCTCTTTTCTCCTGTTGAGAAACAGGAAATCAGTCAGAAAAGGGGATCTTGGTGAAAGCATCTCTCCCCCGATCCCCGGCGCACCCCTCCCCCGATCGCCAGCGAGTTTCTCCCCCAATCCCAGgtgaatctctctaactctctgcttTTTCTCCCAGTCTCTGTGACCCTGGATGTGGAAACAGCGAATCCATATCTCGAGGTGTCTGAGGATCTGAAGAGTGTGAGTTGGACCTGGACCCGGAGGAATCTCCCTGACACCAAGAAGAGGTTTACAGCCCGGCCCTGTGTGCTGGGATTGGACGGATTCACATCGGGGAGACAttactgggaggtggaggtggcAATGAATCGGGGCTGGATTCTGGGAGTAGCCGCAGAGTCTGTGGAGCGGAAGAGAGGGGTCAGTCTGAGCCCGGAGAATGGATTGTGGACCATCGGGCGGGAGGATGATCGGTTTACTGTAAACTCCTCCCGTCCATCCCTTCTCCATGTCAGTAAGATCCCCGGGAAGGTGGGAGTTTATCTCAGTTACGAGTCCGGGACACTTTCATTTTACGCCTTGGATACCCGGTCCCATCTCCATACCTTCACTGGGAATAAATTCACGGAGAAACTTTATCCTTTCTTTGGGATTTGGGATGAGCACAAGTGTCTGAGAATCTGCTCCAGTCTGTAAAAGGGGCGGGGCTTCAGGCCGGCCCACGACATTCATGACCTCACAATGACTTGACCCCGCACggatagggtcaggagcagaggtcaggGATCAGTTGTTAGAAAATGTAATTTCTAAGtaatgccttgtaaaatcccaatgaGACTGTAAATAcaaccgatacaaatataaaatgtgaggaGACTTAAATAAAAAGTAAAAGCCGACAGCAACTCCATCCCagccctttctcatcactgccccgctcctttgtattaaaaagcaggTATAAGTTGTGCTCTGAAAATGAGCACATTCCTCAGGTAttcagcaccacgcaccattggtgatgaGAAACACACAAACTATCTCTTTTCAAAAAGAGGGGAGTTTGTAAATCTTCGGTTTAAAAGGCTACAGGTCATTGTAGTGCCGCTTTCAGCCAGGAGATGGTGATGGCGAGCTGTACAAAGCTCTGTAAAGTTTTACAGTGCAATATCACCACCTGCTGGAGTAAATCAGTACTGCGGACATACCAAGAAATGTAGAAACATTCGGCTAACTTAACAATTCAGGTCAGATCTTTCTGCAGAACTGAAAGATAATTGGATCAGAAAGAAGGACGTAAACTAAACAGGGGCCTAGAAAGCTGTGATTAAAGCCCCTGAGTACATAACctgagctgacattccagtgcaacacTGAAACAATCAGAAGGAAGGAGCTTGCATTCATATCAGTCCTTCAGgatctcaagacatcccaaaacacGTCACAGCgcagtgaagtgcagtcactgttatttaGAGGCACCATCTTTAGGTTGAGTTGTTGGAGACCCTGTTTGCCTGTTCAACTGGATGTTAAAGATCAGGAGACACTATTCAAATAAGGGCAGGCAGTTTACCCATGTCTCGGCCAACATTCCTTCTGCAATCAGTTGATGGATCTGGGGGA
The DNA window shown above is from Pristiophorus japonicus isolate sPriJap1 chromosome 19, sPriJap1.hap1, whole genome shotgun sequence and carries:
- the LOC139229656 gene encoding E3 ubiquitin-protein ligase TRIM39-like translates to MATGLVSEVDSRFIPGNLLSGGCVSVTLDVETANPYLEVSEDLKSVSWTWTRRNLPDTKKRFTARPCVLGLDGFTSGRHYWEVEVAMNRGWILGVAAESVERKRGVSLSPENGLWTIGREDDRFTVNSSRPSLLHVSKIPGKVGVYLSYESGTLSFYALDTRSHLHTFTGNKFTEKLYPFFGIWDEHKCLRICSSL